One window from the genome of Oryza glaberrima chromosome 3, OglaRS2, whole genome shotgun sequence encodes:
- the LOC127765430 gene encoding uncharacterized protein LOC127765430, whose protein sequence is MVEKTKLQLPLVHKERLWARPWRWAKTVFFLVSMLASLLLVCAPPLLIVVLDLLLPPALLSNFHRAANHPASLIDQARGFHFRSSLVDLPAVSAARSLLILCAYTACGGGAAYLWVAVACSVGSVCYVVAKAAVVFGAAPDGAVLGLQGKGQLVAVEAMFLMSLALAAAHIAMAYRASCRERRRLLVYRIDVEAVRLKGGQTPKSLKQQFAV, encoded by the exons AtggtggagaagacgaagcTGCAGCTGCCGCTGGTGCACAAAGAGCGGCTGTGGGCGCGGCCGTGGCGGTGGGCCAAGACGGTGTTCTTCCTCGTCTCCATGCTCGCCTCGCTGCTGCTCGtctgcgcgccgccgctgctcatcGTCGTCCTCGACCTGCTACTCCCGCCCGCGCTCCTCTCCAACTTCCACCGCGCCGCGAACCACCCCGCCTCGCTCATCGACCAGGCCAGGGGCTTCCACTTCCGGTCATCGCTCGTCGACCTccccgccgtctccgccgcgcgctccctCCTCATCCTCT GCGCGTACACGGCGTGCGGGGGAGGCGCGGCCTACCTGTGGGTGGCCGTGGCGTGTAGCGTCGGCTCCGTGTGCTACGTCGTCGCCAAGGCGGCCGTGGTGTTCGGCGCGGCGCCCGACGGGGCCGTGCTGGGGCTGCAGGGCAAGGGCCAGCTCGTAGCCGTGGAGGCCATGTTCCTCATGtcgctcgcgctcgccgccgcgcacaTCGCCATGGCCTACCGCGCCAGCTGCCGCGAGCGACGCCGCCTGCTCGTCTACAGAATCGACGTCGAAGCT GTAAGGCTAAAGGGAGGCCAAACACCCAAGTCCCTGAAGCAGCAGTTCGCCGTATGA
- the LOC127766689 gene encoding uncharacterized protein LOC127766689, giving the protein MASSQANLDKMQLRQSYRNLWHSDLTSTIQADFPYCCLALWCGPCVSYMLRKRALYNDMSRYVCCAGYMPCSGKCGESRCPEFCLATEVFLCFGNSVASTRFLLQDEFNIQTTKCDNCIIGFMFCLQQIACIFSIVAAIVGSEELSEASQILSCLSDMVYCSVCACMQTQHKIEMDKRDGKFGPQPMAVPPMQQMSRIDQPIPPPVGYTPQQPAYGQPYGGYPPAPPAQGYPPAAYPPAGYPQGGAYPPPGSYPPPGSYPPQGSYPPPQGYYGK; this is encoded by the exons atggcgTCGTCGCAGGCCAACCTCGACAAGATGCAGCTCCGCCAGAGCTACCGCAACCTCTGGCACTCCGATCTCACCAGCACCATCCAGGCCGACTTCCCAT aTTGCTGCCTCGCGCTCTGGTG TGGACCATGTGTGTCATACATGCTTCGCAAAAGGGCTCTGTATAATGACATGTCAAG ATATGTCTGCTGTGCTGGGTACATGCCATGCAGTGGGAAGTGTGGTGAAAGCCGATGCCCAGAGTTCTGTCTTGCTACTGAG GTGTTTCTGTGCTTTGGTAATTCAGTTGCTTCAACCCGCTTCTTGCTCCAAGATGAATTCAACATACAGACAACTAAATGCGATAACTGCATCATT GGCTTCATGTTCTGCCTCCAACAAATTGCTTGTATCTTCTCTATAGTTGCCGCTATTGTTGGTAGTGAAGAGCTTTCAGAGGCTTCCCAAATCCTTTCCTGCTTGTCTGATATGGTCTACTGCTC ggttTGCGCCTGTATGCAG ACCCAACACAAAATTGAAATGGACAAGAGAGATGGGAAGTTCGGCCCACAGCCCATGGCAGTGCCTCCAATGCAGCAAATGTCGCGCATCGATCAGCCTATTCCACCTCCTGTTGGGTACACACCACAACAGCCAGCATACGGTCAGCCTTATGGTGGCTATCCTCCTGCTCCGCCTGCTCAAGGTTATCCACCAGCTGCTTACCCTCCGGCAGGTTACCCCCAGGGTGGTGCATACCCTCCTCCTGGCTCTTATCCCCCACCTGGTTCCTACCCGCCTCAGGGCTCCTACCCTCCTCCACAAGGTTACTACGGCAAGTAA
- the LOC127766687 gene encoding homeobox protein knotted-1-like 3, which translates to MQGGDHGGMEMGVGSFTGGGGGGECSSSSATAAAAAAAAAAAAAAEAEERQLLKGEIAVHPLCEQLVAAHVGCLRVATPIDHLPLIDAQLAQSSGLLHSYAAHHRPFLSPHDKQELDSFLAQYMMLLCSFREQLQQHVRVHAVEAVMACREIEQSLQDLTGATLEEGTGATMSEDEDETAPMLEGPMDMGSDGHDLMGFGPLMPTDSERSLMERVRQELKIELKQGFKSRIEDVREEILRKRRAGKLPGDTTTILKQWWQQHSKWPYPTEDDKAKLVEETGLQLKQINNWFINQRKRNWHNNSQTSTLKSKRKR; encoded by the exons ATGCAAGGCGGTGATCACGGAGGCATGGAGATGGGCGTGGGGTCGttcaccggcggcggaggaggcggggagtgctcgtcgtcgtcggcgacggcggcggctgctgcggcggctgcggcggcggcggcggcggcggaggcggaggagcggcaGCTGCTCAAGGGGGAGATCGCGGTGCACCCGCTGTGCGAGCAGCTGGTGGCGGCGCACGTGGGCTGCCTGCGCGTGGCGACGCCCATCGACCACCTCCCGCTGATCGACGCGCAGCTCGCGCAGTCCAGCGGCCTCCTCCACTCCTACGCCGCGCACCAccgccccttcctctccccccaCGACAAGCAGGAGCTCGACTCCTTCCTC GCGCAGTACATGATGCTGCTGTGCTCGTTCAgggagcagctgcagcagcacgTCCGGGTGCACGCCGTGGAGGCCGTCATGGCGTGCCGCGAGATCGAGCAATCCTTGCAGGACCTAACCG GTGCAACTTTGGAGGAAGGGACAGGGGCGACCATGTCGGAGGACGAGGATGAGACGGCGCCGATGCTGGAGGGCCCGATGGATATGGGCTCGGACGGGCACGACCTCATGGGCTTCGGCCCGCTCATGCCCACCGACTCCGAGCGATCCCTCATGGAGCGGGTCAGGCAAGAGCTCAAGATTGAGCTCAAGCag GGCTTCAAGTCAAGGATTGAGGATGTGAGAGAAGAAATattgaggaagaggagggcAGGAAAGTTGCCTGGGGACACCACCACCATACTCAAGCAATGGTGGCAGCAACACTCCAAGTGGCCATACCCCACG GAGGATGATAAGGCAAAGCTTGTTGAAGAGACTGGCCTGCAGCTCAAGCAAATCAACAACTGGTTCATCAATCAGAGAAAGCGTAACTGGCACAACAACTCACAGACATCAACCCTTAAATCAAAGCGTAAAAG GTAA
- the LOC127764986 gene encoding homeobox protein BEL1 homolog, producing MAHDPNLGFADYFSAADASASSVTTLMPAMDEAAPELFGLQAGMELLGVRGLGMSMMPGAAGKVAALVADAGDDGGGGSTMRFLSEQHQQPSQAPLSLSLCRPDGVLHLGGAARPQHQLAPAAPWMTHHDASSSAPQVHGAWHLRSSRFLLPAQQLLQEFCSLPVDSTKRGNGAKAATQQEDGRGDGSSSSSASWNPSPQIQAMEALELQRLKDKLYIMLEEVDRRYRRYCEQMRAVAGGFEAVAGERAAGAYTAVAARTISRHFRSLRDGIVAQLQAARKALGEKDVSAAGTTRGQTPRLRVIDQCIRHHKSLQGVAAMDSHPWRPQRGLPDRAVTILRAWLFEHFLHPYPSDVDKHILARQTGLSRSQVSNWFINARVRLWKPMVEEMYVEEMKDQDGGDGSGGQGSLNPKPTFSHASEARGGQQLVVGDGDGGEQKPTRAQLRHDAGSLASVVNVDVAAGAAGVARLHQAENFGIMDHLDFDAYDDSHQQQQHGGFGGVSLTLGLQQHGSHGGGGVNIAFGAPGSAHGGAGFLYPGEQMAPDAVHPGHGHHVIGGQFGVAMDGDAASHAQERYRSLSAGFHLLRDLAG from the exons ATGGCGCATGATCCGAACCTGGGGTTCGCGGATTACTTCTCGGCGGCAGATGCATCGGCGTCGTCGGTCACGACGCTGATGCCGGCGATGGACGAAGCGGCGCCGGAGCTGTTCGGGTTGCAGGCCGGGATGGAGCTTCTCGGCGTGCGCGGTCTGGGTATGAGTATGATGCCCGGCGCGGCAGGCAAGGTCGCCGCGCTGGTGGCTGACGctggggacgacggcggcggcggctccaccATGCGCTTCCTCAGCGAGCAGCACCAACAGCCGAGCCAGGCGCCGCTGTCGCTGTCGCTGTGCCGCCCGGACGGCGTGCTGcacctcggcggcgcggcgcggccgcagCACCAACTGGCGCCCGCGGCGCCATGGATGACGCACCAcgacgcgtcgtcgtcggcgccgcaaGTGCACGGCGCGTGGCACCTGCGCAGCTCGAGGTTCCTCCTCCCGGCGCAGCAGCTCCTCCAAGAATTCTGCAGCCTCCCCGTGGACAGCACCAAGCGCGGCAACGGCGCCAAGGCAGCGACGCAGCAAGAagacggccgcggcgacgggtcctcgtcgtcgtcggcctcgtGGAACCCGTCGCCGCAGATCCAGGCCATGGAAGCCCTGGAGCTGCAGAGGCTCAAGGACAAGCTCTACATCATGCTCGAAGAG GTGGACAGGAGGTACAGGAGGTACTGCGAGCAGATGAGAGCGGTGGCCGGGGGGTTcgaggcggtggccggggagagggcggcgggggcgtacacggcggtggcggcgaggacgatATCGAGGCACTTCCGGAGCCTGAGGGACGGGATCGTGGCGCAGCTgcaggcggcgaggaaggcgctCGGGGAGAAGGACGTGAGCGCGGCCGGGACGACGCGGGGGCAGACGCCGCGGCTCAGGGTGATCGACCAGTGCATCAGGCACCACAAGTCGCTGCAGGGCGTCGCCGCCATGGACAGCCACCCGTGGCGCCCCCAGCGCGGCCTCCCCGACCGCGCCGTCACCATCCTCCGCGCCTGGCTCTTCGAGCACTTCCTGCACCC GTATCCAAGCGACGTGGATAAGCACATCCTGGCTCGACAGACGGGCCTCTCACGTAGCCAG GTGTCCAACTGGTTCATCAATGCGAGGGTTCGGCTGTGGAAGCCAATGGTGGAGGAGATGTACGTCGAGGAGATGAAGGaccaggacggcggcgacggcagcggtggACAGGGGAGCCTAAACCCTAAGCCTACCTTCAGCCACGCCTccgaggcgcgcggcggccagcAGCTGGtcgtcggcgatggcgacggcggcgaacagAAGCCGACGAGGGCGCAGCTTCGCCACGACGCCGGGTCGCTGGCCTCCGTCGTCAACGTCGAcgtcgcggccggcgcggccggcgtgGCCCGGCTGCACCAGGCGGAGAACTTCGGCATCATGGACCACCTCGACTTCGACGCGTACGACGAcagccaccagcagcagcagcacggcggGTTCGGCGGCGTGTCGCTGACGCTCGGGCTGCAGCAGCACGGCTcccacggcggtggcggcgtgaaCATCGCGTTCGGGGCGCCGGGGtccgcgcacggcggcgccgggttcTTGTACCCGGGCGAGCAGATGGCGCCTGACGCCGTGCATCCGGGGCACGGCCACCACGTCATCGGCGGACAGTTCGGCGTGGCCAtggacggcgacgccgcctcgCACGCGCAAGAGCGGTACCGGAGCCTAAGCGCCGGCTTCCACCTGCTCCGCGACTTGGCCGGATGA